One window from the genome of Scatophagus argus isolate fScaArg1 chromosome 13, fScaArg1.pri, whole genome shotgun sequence encodes:
- the LOC124068914 gene encoding xenotropic and polytropic retrovirus receptor 1 homolog gives MKFTEHLSAHITPEWRKQYIQYEAFKEMLYAAQDQAPSVEVTDEDTVKRYYAKFEEKFFQTCEKELAKINTFYSEKLAEAQRRFATLQNELQSSLDAQRESWANGRGLRRRKTVFALSQQERCKHRNIKDLQLAFSEFYLSLILLQNYQNLNFTGFRKILKKHDKILETSRGADWRVAHVEVAPFYTCKKITQLISETEALVTTELEGGDRQRAMKRLRVPPLGAAQPAPAWTTFRVGLYCGVFLVLIVTVVITGAVVIRSADVWPMVRIYRGGFLLIEFLFLLGINTYGWRQAGVNHVLIFELNPRNNLSHQHLFEIAGLLGVLWCVSLLSCLFSESIPVPMQANPLALYGLFLLFLINPFKTCYYKSRFWLLKLLFRVVTAPFHRVGFADFWLADQLNSLVVVLMDLEYMICFYSFELDWKKHDGLISSAGKDVCNSYSYGVRAVIQCLPAWFRFIQCLRRYRDTKRAFPHLVNAGKYSTSFFVVTFAALYSTHKAESHADAQIFFYLYISCLVVSSCYTLVWDLKMDWGLFDRNAGENTFLREEIVYPQKAYYYSAIVEDVLLRFSWTLTVSLSMVSGLPGISDILATILAPLEVFRRFVWNFFRLENEHLNNCGEFRAVRDISVAPLNADDQTLLEQMMDQEDGVRNRQGKKSWKRSYSMSLRRPRLASQSKTRDTKVLIEDTDDDS, from the exons GCTTTCAAAGAGATGCTGTATGCTGCTCAGGACCAGGCCCCTTCTGTTGAAG TCACAGATGAGGATACAGTCAAGAGGTACTATGCCAAGTTTGAGGAGAAATTCTTCCAGACGTGTGAAAAAGAACTGGCCAAAATCAACACCTTCTACTCTG AAAAACTGGCTGAGGCTCAGCGGCGATTCGCCACACTACAGAACGAGCTGCAGTCATCTCTGGACGCCCAGAGGGAGAGCTGGGCTAACGGCCGTGGCCTGAGGAGAAGGAAGACTGTGTTTGCCCTGTCGCAGCAAGAGcgatgcaaacacagaaacattaagGACCTGCAGCTGGCCTTCTCTGAGTTCTACCTCAGCCTCATACTGCTGCAGAACTATCAG aACCTAAACTTCACTGGTTTCAGGAAGATCCTGAAGAAGCATGATAAAATTTTGGAGACGTCGAGGGGGGCCGACTGGAGGGTGGCCCATGTCGAAGTGGCTCCATTTTACACATGCAAGAAGATCACGCAGCTCATCTCTGAGACTGAG GCGTTGGTTACAACTGAGCTGGAAGGTGGTGACAGACAGAGGGCCATGAAGAGGCTCAGGGTACCTCCCCTGGGAGCTGCAcag CCTGCTCCGGCTTGGACCACCTTCAGAGTCGGGCTTTACTGCGGAGTATTCCTCGTCTTAATAGTCACTGTGGTCATTACAG GAGCTGTGGTGATCCGTAGTGCTGATGTTTGGCCTATGGTCAGGATCTACAGAGGAGGCTTCCTGTTAATAGAATTCCTCTTCCTGttag GCATTAACACATATGGCTGGAGGCAGGCAGGAGTTAACCATGTGCTCATATTTGAACTCAACCCCAGAAACAACCTGTCCCACCAGCATCTGTTTGAG attGCAGGTCTGTTGGGGGTGCTGTGGTGTGTCAGCCTGCTGTCCTGTCTCTTCAGCGAAAGCATCCCGGTACCAATGCAGGCTAACCCTCTGGCTCTATAcggcctcttcctcctcttcctcatcaacCCCTTCAAGACCTGCTACTACAAGTCACGCTTCTGGCTGCTTAAACTCTTG TTTCGAGTGGTGACGGCTCCATTTCATCGTGTTGGCTTTGCAGACTTCTGGCTGGCTGACCAGTTAAATTCTCTGGTGGTGGTTCTGATGGACCTGGAGTACATGATCTGTTTCTACAGCTTTGAACTGGACTGGAAGAAGCATGACGGGCTTATCAGCAGTGCAG GTAAAGATGTGTGCAATTCCTACTCCTACGGCGTCCGTGCGGTGATCCAGTGTCTTCCCGCTTGGTTCCGATTCATCCAATGTCTGCGACGTTACCGGGACACCAAACGAGCCTTCCCTCACCTGGTTAATGCAGGGAAATACTCCACTTCCTTCTTCGTTGTCACCTTCGCTGCCCTATACAGCACACATAAAG CTGAATCCCACGCTGACGCCCAGATCTTCTTCTACTTATATATCAGCTGTTTAGTGGTCAGCTCATGTTACACGCTGGTCTGGGATCTAAAGATGGACTGGGGCCTGTTTGACCGCAACGCAGGCGAGAATACCTTTCTGAGAGAGGAGATAGTCTACCCACAGAAG gCCTATTACTACAGCGCCATAGTGGAGGACGTGCTGTTGCGTTTTTCGTGGACTTTAACTGTCTCCCTTAGCATGGTCTCTGGGTTGCCTGGCATCTCTGATATACTGGCAACTATACTGGCCCCATTGGAGGTCTTTAG ACGTTTTGTGTGGAACTTCTTCCGACTGGAGAACGAACACCTGAATAACTGTGGTGAATTCAGGGCAGTCAGAGACATCAGCGTTGCTCCGCTCAATGCTGATGACCAGACCCTGCTGGAGCAGATGATGGACCAGGAGGACGGAGTCAGGAACCGACAGGGCAAGAAGAGCTGGAAGAGGAGCTACAGCATGAGTCTACGCAGGCCCCGGCTGGCCTCACA GTCCAAGACCCGTGACACCAAGGTTTTGATAGAGGACACTGATGATGACTCCTGA